A single genomic interval of Clostridium facile harbors:
- a CDS encoding ABC transporter ATP-binding protein: protein MGYALELKGLCKHYGDFSLNHIDFSLPTGCIMGLIGENGAGKSTTIKLILDLIKKDSGKIRLFGQDSTNVPPHLKEQIGVVLDQSSFPETLSANQINKVLKKVYHTWEEKKFLTMVQKFQIPFKKQVKDYSKGMKMKLSIAVALSHNTKLLILDEATSGIDPVVRDELLDLFLEFIQDDSHSILMSSHIIGDLEKVCDYITFIHHGKMIFSESKDDLLEQYRIVKCSVAELKQIDANAICGKRENQFGVEALVKANKIPRGFLADPANIEDIMLFTIRGEQ, encoded by the coding sequence ATGGGATACGCATTAGAACTAAAGGGCCTTTGTAAACATTATGGAGATTTTTCCTTAAACCACATTGATTTTTCCCTTCCCACTGGTTGTATTATGGGGTTGATTGGTGAAAACGGTGCTGGAAAAAGCACTACAATTAAGCTTATCTTGGATTTGATTAAAAAGGATAGCGGAAAAATCCGTTTGTTTGGGCAAGATTCTACCAATGTGCCCCCTCATTTAAAGGAACAAATTGGCGTTGTGTTGGATCAAAGTTCTTTTCCTGAAACACTTTCCGCAAACCAAATCAACAAAGTGTTAAAAAAAGTATACCATACCTGGGAAGAAAAAAAGTTCCTTACTATGGTTCAAAAATTTCAGATTCCATTCAAAAAACAAGTAAAAGACTATTCCAAAGGGATGAAGATGAAACTTTCCATTGCCGTGGCGTTATCCCACAACACCAAACTCCTTATTTTGGATGAAGCTACCAGTGGGATTGACCCTGTGGTTCGGGATGAACTACTTGACCTTTTCCTGGAATTTATCCAGGATGACAGCCACTCCATTTTAATGTCTTCCCACATCATTGGGGACTTGGAAAAAGTATGCGATTATATCACTTTTATCCATCATGGAAAGATGATATTCAGCGAATCAAAGGATGATTTATTAGAACAATACCGAATTGTAAAATGTTCGGTAGCTGAATTAAAACAGATTGATGCCAATGCCATTTGCGGAAAAAGAGAAAACCAATTTGGGGTAGAAGCCTTGGTAAAGGCAAACAAAATACCACGTGGATTTTTGGCTGATCCTGCAAACATTGAAGATATTATGCTATTTACCATAAGGGGGGAACAATAA
- a CDS encoding GntR family transcriptional regulator, with product MKLIISNSSGQPIYEQIVSQIKALIIAGELKEGDALPSMRLLAKELRISVITTKRAYEELEREGFLVSMTGKGSFVAGINQEFLREQQLRSIEEHMQAIVSAAASCNISLSELVEMLSLIYKGE from the coding sequence ATGAAACTAATCATTAGTAACTCCAGCGGCCAGCCGATCTATGAACAGATTGTTTCCCAAATAAAGGCTTTGATTATTGCCGGGGAATTGAAAGAAGGGGACGCCCTTCCTTCTATGCGGCTGTTGGCAAAAGAATTACGCATCAGCGTAATAACAACAAAACGGGCTTACGAAGAGCTGGAACGGGAAGGCTTTCTGGTTTCTATGACAGGAAAAGGAAGCTTTGTTGCTGGTATCAACCAAGAATTTTTACGGGAACAGCAGCTTCGTTCTATTGAAGAGCACATGCAGGCAATTGTTTCTGCTGCAGCAAGTTGTAACATCAGTTTATCCGAGCTTGTGGAGATGTTATCGCTGATTTATAAAGGAGAATAA
- a CDS encoding ABC-2 transporter permease, which produces MAGLLLKDCYNLKSQLKMLGLFLILFLVLAISMKNSGFFAGIAMMLAVMMPVTALAYDERAKWDQFAVTMPVTRTQIVDSKYLLGILFMAGSCILSTIIAYIIEKFSFSDTFQFFCIFFSIGTIIQAILLPLMFQFGTEKGRFILIGVIGIPVIIVALLIQPGFQIDFHLISLLLKVAPIIAIFIYVVSLFVSITIYRKKEL; this is translated from the coding sequence ATGGCTGGTTTATTGTTAAAGGATTGCTACAATTTAAAATCCCAGTTAAAAATGTTGGGCTTATTTTTAATTTTATTTTTAGTTTTGGCAATTTCCATGAAAAACAGTGGGTTTTTTGCTGGAATTGCAATGATGTTGGCTGTTATGATGCCGGTAACCGCTTTGGCCTATGATGAACGGGCAAAATGGGACCAATTTGCGGTTACCATGCCAGTTACACGGACGCAGATTGTTGACAGTAAATATTTATTGGGGATTCTGTTTATGGCAGGTTCCTGCATCCTATCCACTATAATTGCATATATTATAGAAAAATTCTCTTTTTCGGATACCTTCCAGTTCTTTTGCATCTTCTTTAGCATTGGAACGATAATACAGGCAATTTTACTGCCATTGATGTTTCAGTTTGGCACCGAAAAGGGTAGATTTATTTTAATTGGTGTCATTGGTATCCCCGTTATTATTGTCGCATTACTAATACAGCCTGGTTTCCAAATTGATTTTCATTTGATTTCCCTTCTGTTAAAGGTTGCACCTATCATCGCAATTTTTATTTATGTAGTTTCTCTCTTTGTTTCTATTACAATCTATCGCAAAAAAGAACTATAA
- a CDS encoding NUDIX domain-containing protein, translating into MKLTEKRLDGTTIYEGRIITVINDKVELENGTVSAREVVRHPGGVCVAALSDDRCIYLVRQFRYPYQEVVVELPAGKLDKGNENPLEAGKRELLEETGIVADHYYDLGKLYPSPGYCDEIISMYVATGLHFRQQQLDEGEFLEVEKMPLAQAVDLVLKGEIKDSKSQAAILKLSILLERGIIE; encoded by the coding sequence ATGAAATTGACCGAAAAACGTTTGGATGGAACAACGATTTACGAAGGAAGAATCATTACCGTAATTAACGATAAAGTAGAATTGGAGAATGGAACAGTAAGTGCCCGTGAGGTAGTGCGGCATCCCGGTGGAGTATGTGTAGCTGCCTTGAGCGATGACCGTTGTATTTACCTGGTGCGTCAGTTTCGTTATCCTTACCAGGAAGTTGTTGTAGAGTTACCTGCGGGGAAATTGGACAAAGGCAATGAAAACCCTTTGGAAGCTGGAAAGCGGGAATTACTGGAAGAAACAGGAATTGTAGCGGACCATTATTATGATTTAGGAAAACTCTATCCTTCTCCTGGCTATTGCGATGAAATTATCTCGATGTATGTGGCGACAGGGCTGCATTTCCGTCAGCAGCAGCTGGATGAAGGGGAATTTTTAGAGGTAGAAAAAATGCCTTTAGCCCAAGCGGTAGACCTGGTGTTGAAGGGTGAAATTAAGGATTCCAAAAGCCAGGCAGCGATTTTAAAACTTTCTATTTTATTAGAACGGGGTATCATTGAGTAG
- a CDS encoding HAMP domain-containing sensor histidine kinase, with protein sequence MKKSLFAKYFTVCISIIIVSIIFLGGMMLICASQYFQEEQYNTLKVNLQRATMAVEQNYISAVEDDNDQTHYTIDVASSLSIYNMLAGIIDADFFMTDTSGKTIMCTEDTLCQHTSPYTVPSEIRGMIDQKGIYKETGTFQGLYSSNHYTVGIPVQNDDVTIGYLFASSSSSNLQVFLKEIFNMFILSSGVVLFLAFVIIFLVTSQLVKPLKDMSYAAQQYGKGDFSPRISIERDDEIGQLAQTLNTMAYDLSLIENSRRSFTANVSHELKTPMTSIGGFIDGILDGTIPESQHKKYLRIVSDEVARLSRLVRSMLNLSKIEAGEMKLECKPFNALNVIAQTLFNFENAINEKNLEIRGLDVDDIWVEADEDLIHQVIYNLMDNAIKFVNQNGYIEFGFRNIASRTEITIRNSGEGLAPDEMNKVFDRFYKTDKSRGLDKNGVGLGLNIVKTIINLHDGDIVVRSKKGEYTEFSITLKTGKPPVKPRRSSDKEQQ encoded by the coding sequence ATGAAAAAAAGCCTCTTTGCCAAATATTTTACGGTATGTATTTCGATTATTATTGTCAGCATTATCTTTTTAGGAGGGATGATGCTGATTTGCGCCTCCCAGTACTTTCAAGAGGAGCAGTACAATACCTTAAAAGTAAACCTACAAAGAGCTACCATGGCAGTAGAACAAAATTACATAAGCGCGGTGGAAGATGACAACGACCAAACCCACTACACGATTGATGTTGCTTCTTCTTTAAGCATTTACAACATGCTGGCAGGTATTATTGACGCTGACTTTTTTATGACGGATACTTCCGGTAAAACGATTATGTGTACCGAGGATACCCTCTGTCAGCATACTTCCCCTTATACAGTACCGTCCGAAATTCGGGGTATGATTGACCAAAAGGGGATTTATAAGGAAACAGGGACGTTTCAAGGACTGTATAGCAGTAATCACTATACAGTGGGGATTCCAGTACAAAATGATGATGTTACCATTGGCTATTTGTTTGCGTCTTCTTCTTCCTCCAATTTGCAGGTTTTTTTGAAAGAAATCTTTAACATGTTTATCCTTTCTTCTGGCGTGGTTTTATTTTTGGCGTTTGTCATTATCTTTTTAGTTACTTCTCAGCTGGTAAAACCATTAAAAGATATGTCCTATGCGGCCCAGCAATACGGAAAAGGAGACTTTTCCCCAAGAATATCCATCGAACGGGATGATGAGATTGGCCAGTTGGCCCAAACCCTTAATACGATGGCATACGACCTCTCCTTAATTGAAAACTCCAGGCGGAGCTTTACCGCGAATGTTTCCCATGAGTTAAAGACTCCAATGACTTCGATTGGCGGCTTTATTGATGGAATTTTGGATGGGACAATCCCAGAAAGTCAGCATAAAAAATATTTGCGTATAGTTTCGGATGAGGTAGCGCGTTTATCCAGGCTGGTTCGTTCTATGTTGAACCTATCTAAAATTGAAGCAGGGGAAATGAAGCTGGAGTGCAAACCGTTTAACGCATTAAATGTAATTGCACAAACGTTATTCAATTTCGAGAATGCTATTAACGAAAAGAATCTGGAAATTCGTGGACTAGATGTGGATGATATTTGGGTAGAAGCGGATGAGGATTTGATCCATCAGGTAATTTATAACTTGATGGATAACGCGATTAAGTTTGTCAACCAAAATGGATATATTGAGTTTGGATTCCGCAATATTGCTTCCCGTACCGAAATTACCATCCGGAACAGTGGGGAAGGCTTAGCGCCAGATGAGATGAATAAGGTGTTTGACCGCTTTTATAAAACGGATAAATCCCGCGGTTTAGATAAAAATGGGGTAGGTCTTGGTCTCAACATTGTAAAGACCATTATCAACCTACATGATGGCGATATTGTGGTTCGTAGCAAAAAAGGGGAGTACACCGAGTTTAGTATTACATTAAAAACAGGGAAACCCCCGGTAAAGCCAAGAAGAAGCTCTGATAAGGAACAACAATAA
- a CDS encoding epoxyqueuosine reductase, with translation MQRKELAERLNQAGIFLFGVAPMPAEEFLLQCRAKSKIPEGAKSVIVCLFPYYSPELEQGNISQYAMVEDYHKVVGSYLSRACELLSQVGGKFVPFVDNSPIPEVSIALQAGLGKQGKNGLLITKQYGTYQFIGEIVTDQLLEYDVSSKAFCCGCGRCETACPGKAIQHGKIRLEQCASHINQLKRDLTEQEQQLVKDCGLVWGCDICQKVCPHNQNIQTTTIPEFLRPPVCSVSWETIPKLVQTRAFGFRGPKPLLRNYQLLYPESCIK, from the coding sequence ATGCAACGGAAAGAATTAGCGGAACGGCTAAACCAGGCGGGAATTTTCCTTTTTGGAGTTGCTCCCATGCCAGCGGAAGAATTTTTGTTGCAATGTAGGGCGAAATCTAAAATTCCGGAAGGGGCAAAATCAGTAATTGTCTGTTTATTTCCTTATTATTCTCCTGAATTAGAACAGGGGAATATTTCTCAGTATGCCATGGTGGAGGATTATCATAAAGTGGTTGGTAGTTACCTGAGTCGGGCCTGTGAGCTGCTCTCTCAAGTGGGAGGGAAGTTTGTTCCTTTTGTGGACAATTCTCCGATACCAGAAGTATCCATTGCATTACAGGCCGGACTTGGAAAACAAGGCAAGAATGGTTTGTTGATTACCAAACAATATGGAACTTACCAGTTTATTGGGGAAATAGTAACCGACCAGCTGCTAGAATACGATGTTTCATCAAAAGCTTTCTGTTGCGGTTGTGGCAGATGCGAAACTGCCTGTCCAGGGAAAGCAATCCAACACGGGAAAATCAGGTTGGAACAATGTGCTTCCCATATTAACCAACTTAAACGGGACTTAACAGAACAGGAGCAGCAGTTGGTAAAGGATTGTGGGCTGGTTTGGGGATGCGATATTTGTCAAAAAGTTTGCCCTCATAACCAGAATATCCAAACCACTACAATACCGGAATTTTTACGTCCTCCAGTTTGTTCTGTATCATGGGAGACAATTCCTAAACTGGTTCAAACAAGGGCGTTCGGATTCCGCGGACCAAAGCCGTTGTTACGGAATTACCAGCTGTTATATCCGGAAAGCTGTATAAAATAA
- a CDS encoding tetratricopeptide repeat-containing glycosyltransferase family 2 protein, producing MVKISLCMIVKDEQDVLARCLDHIKDIVDEIVIVDTGSTDNTKQIAMRYTDQVYDYIWQDDFAAARNFAFSKGTKDYLFWLDADDVVLEQDAEKLLQLKQTLSPEVDMVMMQYHVAFDKEGNPSFSYERERLVKREKGYQWKGAVHEAITPSGNILHTDIAITHQKLHPSDPDRNLRILEKIKKNTELDPRQQFYYARELMNHHRDKEAILVFRNFLDSGKGWVENNINACLDLSQCYQRLGQKQKALESLFYSFIFDRPRAEICCEIGACFLREERYQQAIYWYQAALQCDKEDSKGGFILPDCYDFIPNIQLCVCYDRIGELQTAYQYHQVTERLKPHHPMVVHNKNYFQSIL from the coding sequence ATGGTCAAGATCAGTTTATGTATGATTGTAAAGGATGAACAGGATGTTTTAGCTAGGTGTTTGGACCACATAAAAGATATTGTAGATGAGATTGTTATTGTGGACACTGGATCTACGGACAATACAAAGCAAATTGCAATGCGGTATACCGACCAAGTATATGATTATATATGGCAGGATGATTTTGCGGCAGCCAGGAATTTTGCCTTTTCCAAAGGGACAAAAGACTATTTATTCTGGTTGGATGCGGATGACGTTGTATTAGAACAGGATGCAGAAAAACTGCTCCAGTTAAAACAAACCCTTTCCCCGGAAGTTGATATGGTTATGATGCAATACCATGTAGCCTTTGATAAGGAAGGGAATCCCAGTTTCTCATACGAGAGAGAACGACTTGTAAAACGGGAAAAGGGTTACCAATGGAAGGGTGCCGTCCATGAAGCAATCACACCATCAGGGAATATCCTCCATACTGATATTGCAATCACTCATCAAAAACTTCATCCCAGTGACCCTGATCGCAATCTACGCATTTTAGAAAAAATAAAGAAAAATACTGAATTGGACCCAAGACAGCAATTTTACTATGCCAGAGAACTGATGAACCATCATCGTGACAAGGAGGCTATATTGGTATTCCGCAACTTTTTAGATTCTGGAAAGGGCTGGGTAGAAAACAATATCAATGCTTGTTTGGATTTATCCCAATGTTATCAACGATTGGGACAGAAACAAAAAGCATTGGAATCCTTATTTTACAGTTTTATTTTTGATCGGCCAAGGGCTGAAATTTGTTGTGAAATTGGAGCCTGTTTTTTGCGAGAAGAGCGGTATCAACAGGCAATTTATTGGTATCAAGCGGCATTGCAGTGCGATAAAGAGGACTCGAAAGGTGGTTTTATCCTACCGGATTGTTATGACTTTATCCCCAATATCCAGTTATGTGTTTGCTATGATAGGATAGGGGAACTTCAGACCGCCTACCAGTATCATCAAGTAACAGAACGCTTGAAACCCCACCATCCCATGGTAGTACACAACAAAAATTATTTTCAGTCTATTTTGTAA
- a CDS encoding cobyric acid synthase produces MVIAKTIMIQGTASGVGKSTIVAGLCRLLVQKGCRVAPFKALNTSDNSYVFPNGQQIACSQAIQAQACKIQPSTDMNPIMIKPVLNKYPVLIVNGEPAAFQVDVKKQNQMLKQVVLQAFQRLEKQYDYILVEGAGSPVELNLKQNEFVNMGLATQLQAPVLLVSDIDRGGVFASLYGTVALLNSEERNLIKGIIINKFHGDPQSFFDGTQILQNLTKIPVLGILPSFDLKIEDEDIVFGNEDIKTKESFACYGASYVSLLDQELDRLAQLFEKHLQISQFLF; encoded by the coding sequence TTGGTAATCGCAAAAACAATTATGATACAGGGAACGGCTTCCGGTGTAGGGAAGTCTACGATTGTAGCTGGCTTATGCCGGCTGTTGGTACAAAAGGGATGTCGAGTCGCTCCATTTAAAGCGCTTAATACTTCGGATAATTCCTATGTGTTTCCCAACGGTCAGCAAATCGCCTGTTCTCAGGCGATCCAGGCACAGGCGTGTAAAATACAACCGTCTACAGACATGAATCCCATCATGATAAAACCTGTCCTAAATAAATATCCTGTGTTAATTGTGAATGGGGAACCGGCAGCATTTCAGGTGGATGTGAAAAAACAGAACCAAATGTTAAAACAAGTGGTATTGCAAGCGTTTCAACGATTGGAAAAGCAGTATGATTATATTTTGGTGGAAGGTGCTGGAAGCCCAGTTGAACTAAACCTGAAACAGAATGAATTTGTCAATATGGGTCTGGCAACCCAACTTCAAGCTCCAGTACTTTTGGTTTCCGATATTGACAGAGGTGGGGTTTTTGCCTCTTTATATGGTACAGTTGCTTTGTTAAATTCAGAGGAACGTAACCTGATAAAAGGGATTATTATCAATAAATTTCATGGGGATCCACAGTCTTTTTTCGATGGCACTCAAATCCTACAGAACCTTACCAAAATACCTGTTTTAGGGATTCTTCCTTCATTCGATCTCAAAATCGAGGATGAGGATATTGTGTTTGGCAACGAAGATATCAAAACAAAAGAGAGTTTCGCCTGTTATGGTGCCTCATATGTTTCGTTACTCGACCAGGAACTAGATCGTTTAGCGCAATTATTTGAAAAGCATTTGCAGATTAGCCAGTTTTTATTTTAA
- a CDS encoding S1C family serine protease, producing MERHNPEQPEKTTEVLQDAVEDGIVNEQLTLIDQIESNQDDVYEWNFSDYEKIAAERAVPTKKSRGLVLLAFILGFALVAVIMMFTIYVVYEQKQPSSMGVTQSKQQFPSLILNDSPAETSDTGDDGQTTAEIATKVTPSVVGIVTYNKDLSYEAAGEGSGVIMSSDGYIVTNAHVLLDSEGYLTPTIKVVLNNSSEYEAEVIGSDIKTDLAVIKIDAENLTYAEFGNSDQVQVGDRVIAIGNPGGVTFMGSVTQGIVSGLNRTVKTSNGTDMTLIQTDAAINPGNSGGALVNRYGQVVGINSAKIKKSNYEGIGFSLPTNSVKPIVDELIKYGYVKDRVKIGFTYREIDSVLSNANGIPEGLYVVSVDDTLDAATQGLSAGDIVTKINGKSIGDTSDLADALDGKKPNDSIKLTVYRESGNSKGTTFEIKVKLYEDQSTIQTAPSGSDYSDDRYYNADVDDDEGVFSIKNTLSA from the coding sequence ATGGAACGGCATAATCCAGAACAGCCAGAAAAAACAACAGAAGTTTTACAGGATGCTGTAGAAGATGGCATTGTAAACGAGCAGTTGACTTTAATTGACCAGATTGAATCGAACCAGGACGATGTTTACGAATGGAATTTTTCTGATTATGAAAAAATAGCGGCTGAAAGGGCTGTACCTACTAAAAAAAGTAGAGGTCTTGTGCTACTAGCTTTTATACTTGGTTTTGCTCTGGTTGCGGTTATCATGATGTTTACAATCTATGTTGTATATGAACAAAAACAACCTTCCTCCATGGGTGTTACTCAATCAAAGCAGCAATTTCCCAGTTTGATTTTAAATGATTCTCCAGCGGAAACTTCAGATACGGGGGATGATGGACAGACGACAGCGGAAATTGCAACAAAGGTTACTCCTTCTGTGGTAGGGATTGTTACCTATAATAAGGATTTAAGCTATGAAGCTGCTGGCGAAGGGTCAGGAGTGATTATGAGTTCAGATGGCTATATTGTCACTAATGCCCATGTATTGTTGGATAGTGAAGGATATCTTACACCTACTATTAAAGTGGTATTGAACAACAGCAGCGAATATGAAGCTGAAGTAATTGGCAGTGATATTAAGACGGATTTAGCGGTGATTAAAATTGACGCGGAAAATTTGACCTATGCAGAATTTGGAAATTCTGATCAGGTACAAGTGGGGGACCGTGTCATTGCCATTGGCAATCCAGGCGGGGTTACCTTTATGGGCTCTGTTACACAGGGAATTGTCAGCGGGTTAAATCGCACAGTAAAAACCAGTAATGGCACAGATATGACATTGATTCAAACGGATGCTGCCATCAATCCAGGGAATTCTGGAGGGGCTTTGGTGAACCGTTATGGTCAAGTTGTTGGAATTAACTCCGCTAAAATCAAAAAATCCAATTATGAAGGGATTGGTTTTTCCCTGCCGACAAATAGTGTAAAACCGATTGTAGATGAATTGATTAAATATGGTTATGTAAAAGACAGGGTAAAAATTGGATTTACTTACCGTGAAATAGATTCTGTTTTATCCAATGCCAATGGAATACCAGAGGGCTTGTATGTCGTTTCGGTTGATGACACCTTGGATGCTGCAACACAAGGACTAAGCGCGGGTGATATTGTCACCAAAATCAATGGGAAATCCATTGGCGATACCAGTGATTTGGCAGATGCCTTGGATGGAAAAAAACCAAATGATAGTATAAAATTAACAGTTTATCGGGAGTCTGGAAATTCCAAAGGGACTACTTTTGAGATTAAAGTAAAATTATATGAGGATCAAAGTACGATCCAAACTGCTCCTTCCGGTTCAGATTATTCCGATGATCGTTATTATAACGCAGATGTCGATGACGACGAGGGTGTTTTTTCGATAAAAAATACCCTTTCCGCTTAA
- a CDS encoding M14 family zinc carboxypeptidase has product MDQFYQNPPTYELLCDKVQQMKNTYPHMRNFSIGKSVLGRKIFALGIGNLKNATLFVAAIHAQEWLTCMLVTHFLEDLCYHEQNQKPLFDTNLTDMFAERGLIVVPMANPDGVEIALNGAASAKHLRRQVGRMLTASTRSWQANARGIDLNHNFNAGFQELKAMERAAGITRPCERQFGGYTPQSEPETRALVHLCLGLNIKKLLAFHSQGEEIYYSYGPNTPKNAKMIADALKASSGYQVMNPTGLASHGGLKDWFINHTHRNGFTIEIGKGENPLPISDLPGIYHKLREMMFISLLI; this is encoded by the coding sequence ATGGACCAGTTTTATCAAAATCCGCCTACTTATGAGCTGCTTTGCGACAAAGTACAACAGATGAAAAATACCTATCCCCACATGCGAAATTTCTCAATTGGAAAATCCGTCCTTGGTAGAAAAATTTTTGCTTTAGGGATTGGTAATTTAAAAAACGCCACTTTATTTGTTGCCGCCATCCACGCACAGGAATGGCTAACCTGTATGTTAGTAACACACTTCCTGGAAGATTTGTGTTACCATGAACAAAATCAAAAACCCTTATTCGATACCAATTTAACGGATATGTTTGCCGAGAGAGGGCTAATTGTAGTACCAATGGCAAATCCAGATGGAGTAGAGATTGCATTGAATGGTGCAGCTTCCGCCAAACATCTTCGCCGTCAGGTAGGCCGGATGTTAACAGCCAGTACACGTTCCTGGCAGGCTAATGCCCGAGGAATCGACCTAAATCATAATTTTAATGCTGGTTTCCAGGAATTAAAAGCTATGGAGCGCGCTGCTGGAATCACACGCCCCTGTGAACGTCAATTTGGAGGATATACTCCACAGTCGGAACCAGAAACAAGGGCATTAGTCCACCTATGTCTAGGGCTAAATATAAAAAAACTATTGGCATTCCATTCCCAAGGAGAAGAAATCTACTATAGTTATGGCCCGAACACCCCTAAAAACGCAAAAATGATTGCAGATGCCTTGAAAGCCAGTTCTGGATACCAAGTAATGAATCCAACTGGCCTTGCTTCTCACGGAGGGTTAAAGGATTGGTTTATCAACCACACCCATAGGAATGGGTTTACCATTGAAATTGGAAAAGGAGAAAACCCTCTTCCTATTTCAGACCTACCTGGAATCTATCACAAACTACGTGAAATGATGTTTATTAGCCTTTTAATTTGA
- a CDS encoding response regulator transcription factor, translating to MAAEKILVVDDDKNICELLRLYLEKEGYSVILSHDGEEALVKFNALKPDFVLLDIMLPGLDGWQVCREIRKKSNVPVIMLTAKGETFDKVLGLELGADDYVVKPFDAKEIIARIKAIHRRLGQNTQQAEVKEVVYDKLVVNMTRYELKVDGKVVDTPPKELELLFHLASSPNRVFTRDQLLDEVWGFEYYGDSRTIDVHVKRLREKLEGVSDKWALKTVWGVGYKFEVNE from the coding sequence ATGGCTGCGGAAAAAATATTAGTTGTAGATGATGATAAAAACATATGCGAGTTACTTCGCCTTTATTTAGAAAAAGAGGGTTACAGTGTCATCCTCTCCCATGATGGAGAAGAAGCACTGGTCAAATTTAATGCGTTAAAACCGGATTTTGTGCTGTTAGACATTATGCTCCCAGGCTTGGATGGCTGGCAGGTATGTCGGGAAATCCGTAAAAAATCCAATGTTCCAGTGATTATGTTAACAGCGAAAGGCGAAACTTTTGATAAAGTGTTGGGATTGGAACTGGGCGCAGATGACTATGTGGTAAAACCGTTTGACGCAAAAGAAATTATCGCCCGTATTAAGGCAATTCATCGTAGATTGGGACAAAACACTCAACAGGCAGAAGTAAAAGAAGTAGTATATGATAAACTGGTTGTCAACATGACCCGTTATGAGTTGAAGGTAGACGGCAAAGTGGTAGATACTCCTCCAAAAGAGTTGGAACTGTTGTTCCACCTTGCTTCCTCCCCAAACCGTGTATTTACCCGTGACCAGTTGCTGGACGAAGTATGGGGATTTGAGTATTATGGCGATTCCAGAACAATCGATGTCCATGTAAAACGTTTGCGTGAAAAACTGGAAGGCGTATCTGATAAATGGGCGTTAAAGACTGTCTGGGGCGTTGGCTACAAGTTTGAAGTAAATGAATAA
- a CDS encoding CBS domain-containing protein produces the protein MLIKDVMSRHIAIVGEETTIADTAVLMEEYDIGVVPVVEQKQLLGVVTDRDIVLRCVAKGKDITQTKVKEVMSKNMVSVSPDQPLDMALQAMAGRQVKRLAVTDQGKLAGVISLSDIARIRSSAETSWALTEISMP, from the coding sequence ATGTTAATTAAGGATGTTATGAGCCGGCATATTGCTATAGTGGGGGAAGAAACCACCATTGCAGATACAGCAGTTTTAATGGAAGAGTACGATATTGGAGTTGTGCCTGTAGTGGAACAAAAACAGCTACTAGGTGTGGTTACTGACCGGGATATTGTTCTCCGTTGTGTGGCAAAAGGAAAGGATATTACTCAAACAAAAGTGAAAGAGGTTATGAGTAAAAATATGGTTTCTGTATCCCCAGACCAGCCTTTGGATATGGCGTTACAAGCGATGGCAGGGCGGCAAGTAAAGCGTTTGGCAGTAACAGACCAGGGAAAATTGGCTGGAGTAATCAGCTTATCGGACATTGCAAGGATACGGAGTTCGGCGGAGACCTCATGGGCATTAACCGAAATTTCCATGCCTTAA